In the genome of Myxococcus stipitatus, one region contains:
- a CDS encoding DsbA family protein, translating to MKPNIIVALLVGLVLGFVGGRVYSGSSTKPDTKPAAQAGQANNARRPVDPTVFKVPIDGSPSRGNADALVTLVEFSDYECPFCSRANATVEKLEQDYGKKLRVVMKQNPLSFHARAKPAALAALAAGEQGKYWEMHGKLFANQKKLDDASLEQYARELGLDLEKWKADIANPKFSDLIQKEQALSNQLGATGTPAFFINGRFLSGAQPIDNFKALIDEELTKAEALVKSGVPAGQVYAKIIEKGAERAAPKAAPQQPPPSVRKVDVPANSASFGPATAKVTIVEWSDFECPFCSRAVPTLQQIKKEYAKDVRVVFRHQPLSFHANAKAAAEASEAALEQGRFWEYHDKLFANQKALDRASLEKYAQELGLNVAKFKAALDSGKFRAKVEADAAAGAAVGANGTPTFFVNGRELVGAQPFDSFKRMIDEEIAKADKLLAAGTKAEELYAKLNAENVANAPAAPPAGAPAEPPVQKVEVGNSPVKGPANAPVTIVAFSDFECPFCSRVVPTLKQVEEQYAGKVKIAFRNQPLPMHPNAKPAAAAALAAHEQGKFWEMHDKLFANQRALDRTSLEKYAQELGLNVTKFKAALDSNKFSQQIDADAADANRLGATGTPTFFINGRTVVGAQPLAEFKRVIDEELKKAGAVAADRK from the coding sequence ATGAAGCCCAATATCATCGTGGCCCTGCTGGTCGGCCTCGTGCTTGGTTTCGTTGGCGGCCGCGTCTACAGCGGGTCGTCCACGAAGCCAGACACCAAGCCCGCCGCTCAAGCAGGTCAGGCCAACAACGCGCGCCGTCCGGTAGACCCCACCGTGTTCAAGGTGCCCATCGACGGTTCCCCCAGCCGGGGCAACGCCGATGCACTTGTCACCCTGGTCGAGTTCTCCGACTACGAGTGCCCCTTCTGCAGCCGCGCCAACGCGACGGTGGAGAAGCTGGAGCAGGACTACGGCAAGAAGCTGCGCGTCGTGATGAAGCAGAACCCGCTCTCCTTCCACGCGCGCGCCAAGCCCGCGGCCCTCGCGGCCCTCGCGGCCGGTGAGCAGGGGAAGTACTGGGAGATGCACGGCAAGCTCTTCGCCAACCAGAAGAAGCTGGATGACGCGTCGCTGGAGCAGTACGCGCGCGAGCTCGGGCTGGACCTGGAGAAGTGGAAGGCGGACATCGCCAACCCGAAGTTCTCCGACCTCATCCAGAAGGAGCAGGCGCTCTCCAACCAGCTGGGCGCCACGGGCACCCCGGCCTTCTTCATCAACGGCCGCTTCCTCTCCGGCGCGCAGCCCATCGACAACTTCAAGGCCCTCATCGACGAGGAGCTCACCAAGGCCGAGGCCCTGGTGAAGAGCGGCGTCCCCGCCGGCCAGGTGTACGCGAAGATCATCGAGAAGGGCGCCGAGCGCGCCGCTCCGAAGGCCGCGCCCCAGCAGCCGCCCCCGTCCGTCCGCAAGGTGGACGTCCCCGCGAACTCGGCCTCGTTCGGCCCGGCCACCGCGAAGGTGACCATCGTCGAGTGGTCTGACTTCGAGTGTCCCTTCTGCAGCCGCGCGGTCCCCACGCTGCAGCAGATCAAGAAGGAGTACGCGAAGGACGTGCGCGTGGTGTTCCGTCACCAGCCGCTCTCCTTCCACGCCAACGCCAAGGCCGCCGCCGAGGCCTCCGAGGCCGCGCTGGAGCAGGGCCGCTTCTGGGAGTACCACGACAAGCTCTTCGCCAATCAGAAGGCGCTGGACCGCGCCTCCCTGGAGAAGTACGCGCAGGAGCTGGGCCTGAATGTCGCCAAGTTCAAGGCGGCCCTGGACTCCGGCAAGTTCCGCGCGAAGGTGGAGGCGGACGCCGCCGCCGGCGCCGCGGTGGGCGCCAACGGCACGCCGACGTTCTTCGTCAACGGCCGTGAGCTGGTCGGTGCGCAGCCCTTCGACAGCTTCAAGCGGATGATCGACGAGGAGATCGCCAAGGCCGACAAGCTGCTGGCCGCGGGCACCAAGGCCGAGGAGCTCTACGCGAAGCTGAACGCGGAGAACGTCGCCAACGCTCCGGCCGCGCCTCCCGCGGGCGCCCCCGCCGAGCCGCCGGTCCAGAAGGTGGAGGTCGGCAACTCGCCAGTGAAGGGTCCCGCGAACGCGCCCGTCACCATCGTCGCCTTCTCCGACTTCGAGTGCCCGTTCTGCAGCCGCGTGGTGCCCACGCTCAAGCAGGTCGAGGAGCAGTACGCCGGCAAGGTGAAGATTGCCTTCCGCAACCAGCCGCTGCCCATGCACCCGAACGCCAAGCCCGCCGCCGCCGCCGCCCTGGCCGCGCACGAGCAGGGCAAGTTCTGGGAGATGCACGACAAGCTCTTCGCCAACCAGCGCGCCCTGGACCGCACGTCCCTGGAGAAGTACGCGCAGGAGCTGGGCCTGAACGTCACCAAGTTCAAGGCGGCCCTGGACTCGAACAAGTTCAGCCAGCAGATCGACGCGGACGCCGCGGACGCCAACCGCCTGGGCGCCACGGGCACCCCGACGTTCTTCATCAATGGCCGCACCGTCGTGGGCGCGCAGCCCCTGGCGGAGTTCAAGCGCGTCATCGACGAGGAGCTGAAGAAGGCCGGCGCGGTGGCGGCGGACCGGAAGTAA
- a CDS encoding RidA family protein, giving the protein MRSMARKTIHSDDAPKAIGPYSQAVQVDSGKMTFLSGQIPLDPVTMEMVQGDVVAQAERVMLNLKAVLTAGGLDFSHVVRCTIFLTDLGDFAKVNEVYGRYFTGAPPARATVQVAALPRGSKVEIDAIAVS; this is encoded by the coding sequence GTGCGCTCCATGGCTCGAAAGACCATCCACTCGGACGATGCCCCCAAGGCCATTGGTCCGTATTCGCAGGCGGTGCAGGTGGACTCGGGGAAGATGACCTTCCTCTCCGGCCAGATTCCCCTGGACCCCGTCACCATGGAGATGGTGCAGGGCGACGTCGTTGCCCAGGCGGAGCGGGTGATGCTCAACCTGAAGGCCGTGCTGACCGCTGGCGGGCTGGACTTCAGCCACGTGGTGCGCTGCACCATCTTCCTCACGGACCTGGGTGACTTCGCCAAGGTGAATGAGGTGTACGGCCGCTACTTCACCGGCGCGCCGCCGGCCCGCGCCACCGTGCAGGTGGCCGCGCTGCCCCGCGGCTCCAAGGTGGAGATCGACGCCATCGCCGTCTCCTGA
- a CDS encoding bifunctional (p)ppGpp synthetase/guanosine-3',5'-bis(diphosphate) 3'-pyrophosphohydrolase: MIRLNDILQRVSSYHPDPDLDIIKKAYVYSAKVHQGQLRKSGEPYLVHPLEVAGILADLKLDEASIVTGLLHDTIEDTLATAEELTELFGSEVAQLVDGVTKLSKFSASASLSQEEKQAENFRKMIIAMAQDIRVILVKLADRTHNMRTLDHMNEEKQARIAQETLDIYAPLANRLGISWIKTELEDLSFRYVKPQEFFGLQEKLNKRKKEREKYIEDTCDLIRSKLAERGLKGEVSGRFKHVYSIYKKIKAQGIDFDQIHDIIAFRIIAPAAPACYEALGLVHEMWKPVPGRFKDFIAIPKPNMYQSLHTTVIGPLSERVEVQIRTAEMHKIAEEGIAAHWKYKEGKAVISKDDEKFAWLRQLMEWQQDLKDPKEFLETVKVDLFTDEVFVFTPKGDVRSLPRGATPVDFAYAIHSDVGNRCVGAKVNGKIVPLRYKLKNGDTVEVLTSPQQHPSKDWLTFVKTSRAQQRIRGFIKQQQREKSLQLGRELTDRELKRFQLNFNRLLKNGEVKRVAEELGFRVEDDLLVAVGYGKVTPQQLVQRLVPEEKRNEAEAIPRGESTGGSASSSGSSMLPGLSRVTDLAKRLVGRSNRSGVQIGGVDDVLVRFGRCCNPVPGDPIAGFITRGRGVTVHTVGCEKALATDPERRVDVTWDVRGDFKRPVTLRVLTADRTGLLADISNIFSKKGVNISQANCRATGDDRAVNTFEVIISDLKQLTDLMRTIERLSGVYSVERI, from the coding sequence ATGATCCGCCTGAACGACATCCTCCAACGGGTTTCCTCGTACCACCCGGACCCGGACCTGGACATCATCAAGAAGGCCTACGTCTACTCGGCCAAGGTGCATCAGGGCCAACTGAGGAAGTCAGGCGAGCCCTATCTTGTCCACCCGCTCGAGGTCGCGGGCATCCTCGCGGACCTGAAGCTGGACGAGGCGTCCATCGTCACGGGCCTGCTCCACGACACCATCGAGGACACCCTCGCGACGGCGGAGGAGCTGACGGAGCTGTTCGGCTCCGAGGTGGCCCAGCTCGTCGACGGCGTCACCAAGCTCTCCAAGTTCTCCGCGTCGGCCAGCCTCTCCCAGGAGGAGAAGCAGGCGGAGAACTTCCGGAAGATGATCATCGCGATGGCGCAGGACATCCGCGTCATCCTGGTGAAGCTGGCGGACCGCACGCACAACATGCGGACGCTGGACCACATGAACGAGGAGAAGCAGGCGCGCATCGCCCAGGAGACCCTGGACATCTATGCGCCCCTGGCCAACCGGCTCGGCATCTCGTGGATCAAGACCGAGCTGGAGGACCTGAGCTTCCGCTACGTGAAGCCCCAGGAGTTCTTCGGGCTCCAGGAGAAGCTCAACAAGCGCAAGAAGGAGCGCGAGAAGTACATCGAGGACACCTGCGACCTCATCCGCTCCAAGCTGGCCGAGCGCGGGCTGAAGGGCGAGGTGTCCGGCCGCTTCAAGCACGTCTACAGCATCTACAAGAAGATCAAGGCTCAGGGCATCGACTTCGACCAGATCCACGACATCATCGCGTTCCGCATCATCGCCCCCGCGGCGCCCGCCTGCTACGAGGCGCTGGGCCTGGTGCACGAGATGTGGAAGCCGGTGCCGGGGCGCTTCAAGGACTTCATCGCGATTCCGAAGCCGAACATGTACCAGTCCCTGCACACCACGGTGATTGGTCCGCTCAGCGAGCGCGTGGAGGTGCAGATCCGCACGGCGGAGATGCACAAGATCGCCGAGGAAGGCATCGCCGCCCACTGGAAGTACAAGGAGGGCAAGGCCGTCATCTCCAAGGATGACGAGAAGTTCGCCTGGCTGCGCCAGCTCATGGAGTGGCAGCAGGACCTCAAGGACCCGAAGGAGTTCCTCGAGACGGTGAAGGTGGACCTCTTCACCGACGAGGTCTTCGTCTTCACGCCGAAGGGCGACGTGCGCTCGCTGCCTCGGGGCGCGACGCCGGTGGACTTCGCGTACGCCATCCACTCGGACGTGGGCAACCGGTGCGTGGGCGCGAAGGTGAACGGGAAGATCGTCCCGCTGCGCTACAAGCTGAAGAACGGCGACACCGTGGAGGTGCTCACCAGCCCTCAGCAGCACCCGTCCAAGGACTGGCTCACCTTCGTCAAGACGAGCCGCGCGCAGCAGCGCATCCGCGGCTTCATCAAGCAGCAGCAGCGCGAGAAGAGCCTCCAGCTGGGCCGCGAGCTCACGGACCGCGAGCTCAAGCGCTTCCAGCTCAACTTCAACCGCCTGCTCAAGAACGGCGAAGTGAAGCGGGTGGCGGAGGAGCTGGGCTTCCGCGTCGAGGACGACCTGCTCGTGGCCGTCGGCTACGGCAAGGTGACGCCGCAGCAGCTCGTGCAGCGCCTGGTTCCGGAGGAGAAGCGCAACGAGGCGGAGGCCATTCCTCGCGGCGAGTCCACGGGCGGCAGCGCGTCTTCCAGCGGGTCCTCGATGCTGCCGGGCCTGTCCCGCGTGACGGACCTGGCCAAGCGCCTGGTGGGCCGCAGCAACCGCAGCGGCGTGCAGATTGGCGGCGTGGACGACGTGCTGGTGCGCTTCGGGCGGTGTTGCAACCCCGTCCCGGGTGACCCCATCGCCGGCTTCATCACGCGCGGGCGGGGGGTCACGGTGCACACGGTGGGGTGCGAGAAGGCGCTCGCCACGGACCCGGAGCGTCGTGTGGACGTCACATGGGACGTGCGCGGGGACTTCAAGCGCCCCGTCACCCTGCGCGTGCTCACGGCGGACCGGACGGGTCTTCTAGCGGACATCTCGAACATCTTCTCGAAGAAGGGCGTCAACATCTCCCAGGCCAACTGCAGGGCCACCGGGGATGACCGGGCGGTGAACACCTTCGAGGTCATCATCTCCGACCTCAAGCAGCTCACCGACCTGATGCGCACCATCGAGCGACTGAGCGGCGTCTACTCCGTCGAGCGAATCTAA
- a CDS encoding FHA domain-containing protein: protein MSQLLLSALSVVCPNCDGFNPPRSASCVLCGQALAEAPAPAARPAAKAAAAPRPPSVTPQGGRPAAVASFPGPRSPEPSSPPVTPLPPSAIPPGMRPSARTPPPTAAAGLMVERPASSKPPVPTVPPAAAPPSLAPRATGGTAGPANTRPPPPVPEGSLPARTGASAPASAPPRAAPAASRFGLAVIAGSSRGQRYKLPVTGCVVGRQRGAILFPDDGFVSPLHATFLVKDGALFVRDENSASGVFVTVAGTEAITARTHFSVGQRLFRFTGRLEPLAPVAGRPIVYGAPVPLGQAVYGVEEVIVGGRGGRAVVTAAPLLTLGQAHCDLSFPGDEGLAGRHCELSPTPTGALLRDLSGGLGTYVRIPAGEERPLRPGDRVRLGQHVVQVETLG, encoded by the coding sequence ATGTCACAGCTCTTGTTGTCGGCTCTCTCGGTGGTGTGCCCGAACTGTGACGGGTTCAATCCGCCGCGCTCGGCCTCTTGCGTCCTCTGCGGCCAGGCGCTGGCGGAGGCTCCAGCCCCGGCGGCCAGGCCCGCCGCGAAGGCGGCCGCCGCGCCGCGACCGCCCTCCGTGACGCCCCAAGGGGGGCGCCCCGCCGCGGTGGCGTCCTTCCCGGGCCCTCGGTCCCCGGAGCCCTCGAGCCCCCCCGTCACCCCGCTTCCGCCCAGCGCGATTCCGCCTGGGATGCGACCTTCCGCTCGGACGCCGCCTCCCACGGCCGCCGCCGGGCTGATGGTGGAGCGTCCCGCGTCCTCGAAGCCCCCCGTTCCGACGGTCCCCCCCGCCGCCGCCCCGCCCTCCCTGGCACCGCGAGCGACCGGAGGGACTGCTGGCCCGGCCAACACCCGCCCCCCTCCCCCCGTGCCCGAGGGCTCGCTGCCCGCGCGGACGGGTGCCTCGGCGCCGGCCTCCGCCCCTCCTCGCGCGGCTCCGGCGGCCTCGCGCTTCGGGTTGGCGGTCATCGCGGGCTCCAGCCGGGGCCAGCGCTACAAGCTCCCCGTCACCGGCTGCGTGGTGGGCCGCCAGCGCGGCGCCATCCTCTTCCCGGATGACGGCTTCGTGTCACCGCTGCACGCCACGTTCCTCGTGAAGGACGGTGCGCTCTTCGTGCGCGACGAGAACAGCGCCTCCGGGGTGTTCGTGACGGTCGCGGGGACGGAGGCCATCACCGCGCGCACCCACTTCAGCGTGGGTCAGCGGCTGTTCCGCTTCACCGGCAGGCTGGAGCCTCTCGCGCCCGTGGCCGGACGGCCCATCGTCTACGGCGCCCCGGTGCCGCTGGGCCAGGCGGTGTACGGTGTGGAAGAGGTCATCGTCGGCGGTCGAGGTGGCCGCGCGGTCGTCACGGCCGCGCCCCTGCTCACGCTGGGGCAAGCGCACTGTGACTTGAGCTTCCCGGGCGACGAGGGCCTGGCGGGCCGTCACTGCGAGCTGTCGCCCACGCCCACGGGCGCGCTGCTGCGAGACCTGTCCGGAGGGCTGGGCACCTACGTGCGCATCCCCGCCGGCGAGGAGCGCCCGCTGCGTCCCGGAGACCGGGTCCGCCTGGGCCAGCACGTGGTGCAGGTGGAGACGCTGGGCTGA
- a CDS encoding protein kinase domain-containing protein — translation MHCPSCGADAQESSRFCPACGATLVRTPDADDYVGMTIAQKYRVEALIGEGGMGKVFRARQISLDKVVVLKVLRHTLLSDERTVARFQREAKAASRLNHRNSISVLDFGQAEDGALFIAMEYVAGQDLHQILSREWPLGEGRVVRIVSQVLGALSDAHGAGVIHRDLKPENIMVEQRRNEPDFVKVLDFGIAKITDSTDDGPALTRAGFVCGTPEYMSPEQARGATLDHRSDLYAVGVILYQLMTGLLPFESDSAVGFATKHLTEEPPPPTRRRPEARISPAMERLILRTLSKSPDDRPANAEAFRAELMAVDKERRRSADAAPRRQQGPAVLAPLPRKSPARNDDNRDSATAPNWGGEVTVEATVRALPDVLAPLPTSADAISVTREKTDSIVPTQPGVGSGGLALFFKSLTVVLLIAGAGISAATFFDLWPGKGDVVPPYNPGARNTTGATDSSNSDLPLYNQSIPSQRRNIEESRKHAQAGDDALERNDTQLATSKYREAFGLNPDPELALKLGELYWFRGQPEEARGWWSRHLRDVTDSKARAHIELLLNGPVARPSSP, via the coding sequence TTGCACTGCCCCTCCTGCGGCGCTGACGCCCAAGAATCCTCCCGTTTCTGCCCGGCATGCGGCGCGACCCTCGTGCGCACGCCGGATGCTGACGACTACGTCGGCATGACGATTGCCCAGAAATACCGGGTCGAGGCCCTCATTGGCGAGGGCGGCATGGGCAAGGTGTTCCGCGCCCGGCAGATATCGCTCGACAAGGTCGTCGTGCTGAAGGTGCTGCGGCACACGCTCCTGTCCGACGAGCGCACCGTGGCCCGCTTCCAGCGCGAGGCCAAGGCCGCCAGCCGCCTCAACCACCGCAACTCCATCAGCGTGCTCGACTTCGGCCAGGCCGAGGACGGCGCGCTCTTCATCGCCATGGAGTACGTGGCGGGGCAGGACCTGCACCAGATTCTCAGCCGCGAGTGGCCCCTCGGAGAGGGGCGCGTGGTGCGCATCGTGAGCCAGGTGCTCGGCGCGCTCTCGGACGCGCACGGCGCGGGCGTCATCCACCGGGACCTGAAGCCCGAGAACATCATGGTGGAGCAGCGCCGCAACGAGCCCGACTTCGTCAAGGTGCTCGACTTCGGCATCGCGAAGATCACCGACTCCACGGACGATGGGCCGGCGCTCACCCGCGCGGGCTTCGTCTGCGGCACGCCCGAGTACATGTCCCCGGAGCAGGCGCGGGGCGCGACGCTGGACCACCGCTCGGACCTGTACGCGGTGGGCGTCATCCTCTACCAGCTCATGACGGGGCTCTTGCCGTTCGAGTCGGACTCGGCGGTGGGCTTCGCCACCAAGCACCTCACCGAGGAGCCGCCGCCTCCCACGCGGCGCCGTCCCGAGGCTCGCATCTCCCCCGCCATGGAGCGGCTCATCCTCCGCACGCTCTCGAAGAGCCCGGATGACCGCCCCGCCAACGCGGAGGCGTTCCGGGCGGAGCTGATGGCGGTGGACAAGGAGCGCCGCCGCTCCGCGGACGCGGCGCCTCGCCGTCAGCAGGGGCCGGCCGTGCTGGCGCCACTGCCTCGGAAGTCCCCGGCGCGCAACGACGACAACCGCGACTCGGCCACGGCCCCCAACTGGGGAGGCGAGGTGACGGTGGAGGCGACGGTCCGCGCGCTTCCGGACGTGCTCGCGCCGCTGCCCACCAGCGCCGACGCCATCTCCGTGACGCGCGAGAAGACGGACTCCATCGTCCCCACCCAGCCCGGGGTCGGGAGCGGGGGACTGGCGCTCTTCTTCAAGTCGCTCACGGTGGTGTTGTTGATCGCCGGAGCCGGCATCTCCGCGGCGACCTTCTTCGACCTCTGGCCCGGGAAGGGTGACGTGGTGCCGCCGTACAACCCGGGGGCGCGCAACACGACTGGCGCCACGGACTCCAGCAACTCGGACCTGCCGCTCTACAACCAGTCGATTCCCTCGCAGCGGCGCAATATCGAGGAGTCCCGCAAGCACGCGCAGGCGGGGGATGATGCCCTGGAGCGCAACGACACCCAGCTGGCCACCTCCAAGTATCGGGAGGCGTTCGGCTTGAACCCCGACCCGGAGCTCGCGCTGAAGCTTGGTGAGCTGTACTGGTTTCGGGGCCAGCCCGAGGAGGCCCGAGGCTGGTGGTCGCGGCACCTTCGCGATGTGACGGATTCGAAGGCGCGTGCGCACATCGAGCTGCTCTTGAACGGCCCGGTGGCGCGTCCGTCCAGCCCGTAG
- a CDS encoding FHA domain-containing protein gives MEAMEYCPRCDTENPRDATVCRACGSPLRSGTMVMAVASLSSRPQVSIRVVRADGGPESVVRMLRDTLTCGQQGEIPLPDDPFIMPVQMRFFFSGSRLAVEDVGGANGVFVRLRQEREVAPGGELRLGRQRLVLEPIPTATQGPGGTQVWGSPDPGYRLRLIQILEGGLRGAAYPLREGDNLLGREQGDLTFPTDGFVSGRHAVLQVRQDRLTVRDVGSSNGTFIRLAGPTFVDNGDHYLIGRQLLRVEIQAPLA, from the coding sequence ATGGAAGCGATGGAATACTGCCCCCGCTGCGACACCGAGAACCCCCGGGATGCCACTGTCTGCCGAGCGTGCGGCTCGCCGCTGCGCTCCGGGACGATGGTCATGGCCGTGGCCAGCCTGTCCTCGCGCCCCCAGGTCTCCATCCGCGTCGTGCGGGCGGACGGGGGGCCCGAGTCCGTTGTCCGGATGCTCCGCGACACCCTCACCTGCGGCCAGCAGGGGGAGATTCCGCTCCCGGACGACCCCTTCATCATGCCCGTCCAGATGCGCTTCTTCTTCTCCGGCTCGCGGCTGGCCGTGGAGGACGTGGGCGGCGCCAACGGCGTCTTCGTCCGCCTGCGCCAGGAGCGGGAGGTCGCCCCCGGAGGCGAGCTGCGGCTCGGCCGGCAGCGGCTGGTGCTGGAGCCCATCCCCACGGCCACCCAGGGCCCCGGAGGCACCCAGGTCTGGGGCTCACCGGATCCCGGCTACCGCCTGAGGCTCATCCAGATCCTGGAGGGAGGACTTCGGGGCGCGGCCTATCCGCTGCGCGAGGGCGACAACCTGCTGGGACGCGAGCAGGGTGACCTCACCTTCCCCACGGACGGCTTCGTCTCCGGCCGCCATGCGGTGCTGCAGGTTCGCCAGGACCGGCTGACGGTGCGGGACGTGGGTTCGTCCAACGGCACCTTCATTCGACTGGCCGGGCCCACCTTCGTGGACAACGGCGACCACTACCTCATCGGCCGCCAGCTGCTTCGCGTGGAGATTCAGGCGCCGCTGGCTTGA
- a CDS encoding TraR/DksA family transcriptional regulator — translation MNQKDLKRYKKMLEDSKTSLLESAKKTLVEESSFDTDDLPDEIDLASSEYAQSMVFRLRDREKFLLQKIDRALARIEDGTFGVCERCEEDISPKRLEARPVTTLCIRCKEEQEKKEKSYG, via the coding sequence GTGAACCAGAAAGATCTCAAGCGTTACAAGAAGATGCTCGAGGACAGCAAGACGAGCCTGCTCGAGAGCGCCAAGAAGACCCTGGTGGAGGAGTCGAGTTTCGACACGGATGACCTCCCCGACGAGATTGACCTGGCATCTTCCGAATATGCGCAGTCCATGGTCTTCCGGCTCCGGGACCGGGAGAAGTTCCTGCTGCAGAAGATTGATCGGGCGCTGGCGCGTATCGAGGACGGGACGTTCGGCGTCTGTGAGCGTTGCGAGGAGGACATCTCCCCCAAGCGGTTGGAGGCGCGTCCCGTGACGACGCTCTGCATCCGCTGCAAGGAAGAGCAGGAGAAGAAGGAGAAGTCCTACGGCTGA
- a CDS encoding DNA integrity scanning protein DisA nucleotide-binding domain protein, whose product MSENTKFDREFLRSALSLAAKSDVDHFLYICDTPIPPEELRGRPARKKLVYAVTLDKLAQEHQQRKVRALVIPAYDYSRTERVKVALVSALSQGAFKEGDLVLCMTGRVGRAPDTLMQMRIGGSLDDRLAIEGVKLGEEFNSQVVDALIQLALQIGQEGFEGHPIGTIITIGDHTTVLEKSRQMTINPFQGLSEAERNVLDPKIREAIKNFSVLDGAFVIREDGVVLAAGRYLSAADEAVKIPLGLGARHAAAAGITSTTHCIALVVSQTSGAVRLFKGGNIVLELHQTARRT is encoded by the coding sequence ATGAGTGAGAACACGAAGTTTGATCGAGAATTCCTTCGCTCGGCCCTCTCCCTGGCCGCCAAGAGCGATGTGGATCATTTCCTCTACATCTGTGACACGCCCATCCCTCCCGAGGAGCTCCGAGGGCGGCCTGCTCGCAAGAAGCTCGTGTACGCAGTCACCCTGGACAAGCTCGCGCAGGAGCACCAGCAGCGAAAAGTCCGCGCACTGGTGATTCCAGCGTACGACTACTCGCGCACCGAGCGAGTGAAGGTGGCTCTCGTGTCCGCGCTCTCCCAGGGCGCGTTCAAGGAAGGCGACCTGGTGCTCTGCATGACGGGCCGCGTGGGCCGCGCTCCTGACACCCTGATGCAGATGCGAATCGGTGGCTCGCTCGATGACCGGCTCGCCATCGAGGGCGTGAAGCTGGGCGAGGAGTTCAACTCGCAGGTGGTGGACGCGCTCATCCAGCTCGCGCTCCAGATTGGCCAGGAGGGCTTCGAGGGTCACCCCATCGGCACCATCATCACCATCGGTGACCACACGACGGTGCTCGAGAAGAGCCGGCAGATGACCATCAATCCGTTCCAGGGCCTCTCCGAGGCGGAGCGGAACGTGCTGGACCCGAAGATTCGCGAGGCCATCAAGAACTTCTCCGTGCTGGATGGCGCCTTCGTCATCCGGGAGGACGGCGTGGTGCTGGCCGCGGGGCGCTACCTGTCCGCCGCGGACGAGGCCGTGAAGATTCCCCTGGGCCTGGGCGCGCGTCATGCGGCCGCCGCCGGCATCACGTCCACCACGCACTGCATCGCGCTGGTGGTGAGCCAGACGTCCGGCGCGGTGCGGCTGTTCAAGGGCGGAAACATCGTCCTCGAGCTGCACCAGACGGCGCGCCGCACCTGA